One Papaver somniferum cultivar HN1 chromosome 10, ASM357369v1, whole genome shotgun sequence genomic window carries:
- the LOC113315628 gene encoding uncharacterized protein LOC113315628, which produces MSTLSKVNFKILDMSGKNYLSWVLDAEVHLGASSLDKTITKDNKESQEDRSKALIFIRHYLDEALKSRYLTVKDTYTLWTKLKDRFDHQKTVILPRARYEWMHLRLQNFKSQYRERQFKKYSKLISCLLVAEQNNESLLKNHQSHPAGSTVAPEMNATESRGNAPESCGKGYKHWLGPKTPNNKKKASIKGKEKKAETNFLQYDIPMDIAHLDISDFKNDGNDIEDMDSFLKDI; this is translated from the exons ATGTCGACTCTTTCAAAGGTGAACTTCAAAATCCTTGACATGTCCGGCAAGAATTATTTGTCTTGGGTTCTAGATGCAGAGGTACACCTGGGTGCTAGCTCACTTGATAAGACCATTACTAAGGACAATAAGGAGTCCCAAGAAGATCGATCCAAAGCATTGATTTTTATTCGTCATTACTTAGACGAAGCTTTGAAGTCCCGGTATCTTACGGTGAAAGACACGTACACTCTGTGGACAAAGCTGAAGGATAGGTTTGACCATCAAAAAACGGTCATCCTTCCAAGAGCTAGATATGAGTGGATGCACCTTCGCCTACAAAATTTTAAAAGC CAATATCGTGAAAGGCAGTTTAAGAAATACTCTAAGCTTATCTCTTGCCTTCTAGTAGCTGAGCAGAATAATGAGTCATTACTCAAGAACCATCAAAGTCACCCAGCAGGTTCAACAGTTGCTCCAGAGATGAACGCTACAGAAAGTCGTGGCAATGCCCCTGAAAGCTGTGGGAAAGGATACAAACATTGGTTAGGCCCAAAAACtcccaacaacaaaaagaag GCGTCTATTAAAGGAAAGGAAAAGAAGGCTGAAACCAATTTTTTACAATATGACATACCAATGGATATTGCCCATCTTGATATTTCTGACTTCAAGAATGATGGAAATGATATTGAAGACATGGATTCCTTCCTCAAGGATATCTGA